GATATTTCATTGttggattttactttttgtatttaaatactactttttttaatttgtttttttaactttgaacAAAAAGGAAAAATCAGAGTGTATAGCCATATCTGTTTAAAAGACGTCTCAAACTTGTACATCCGGTAGACGAACTTAAGGGGTGAAAATAGAACATCCATTGATTTCAAGTTTACTGTTGTTTTTTCGttacactaaaaaaaaatgcatgtcaaagttaatatttttattgaatgaATGACTGCAAATTGTTTGTGTGACATCACAAGCTTGATTATCCGGTGGCAAAACTTGAGGGATGAACATCCCTTGATTTCAAGTAAGTGTTTGAAAACAAACGTACAAACAAACAGTAGTACATAAAACTCAACATGAAAGAATGAGCTGTAATATGACACAAGTCAGCACTAATgaataaaacctttaaaaaatgaaacaaaagcaaCAAAATAAACCCACACatacagtaaaattgagaatggaaatggggaatgtgtcaaagagacaacaacccgaccaaataaaaaacaacagcagagggtcttcaatgtagcgagaaattcccgcacccggaggcgtccttcagctggcccctaaacaaatatatactagtccagtgataatgaacgccatactaatttccaaattgtacacaagacactaaaattaaaataatacaagactaacaaaggccagaggctcctgacttgggacaggcgcaaaaatgcggcggggttaaacatgtttgtgagatctcaaccctccccctatacctctaaccaatgtagaaaagtaaacgcataacaatacgcatattaaaattcagttcaagagaagtccgagtctgatgtcagaagatgtaaccaaagaaaataaacaaaatgacaataatacataaataacaacagactactagcagttaactgacatgccagctccagacttcaattaaactgactgaaagattatgatttcatcatatgaacatcaggcacaatccttcccgttaggggtttagtatcataccatcataacatatatgagaagaacataacccgtatcatgccaacaactgtttttttttaaataaatgtgtttagttccggtGCAAAGACACTAGAAGTTAATAAATactaaagccaaaatatgcaatctttaacgacctgacaacagtatcgtaactatattccttcttgataagtctgtttaaaggttttgtaagcttttgaggtgaatactgacatttttgtgctttgtaaagaatattaccataattgattggatgtgaaatacctgataCATCCTAACATTCAAACTGTATGCAGCTGTGAAATGCTTCTTTTTGTCCTCTTGGTGATTTTTTGAATTGATTTGCATCATCTTTACAAGGATTTGTTGCAAATTTTTGCCTCCTTATAAATTTGTGTgtctttaaatatatttaatcttTAAGCATTTCTTAACAAGTGGCTAGACATGACATGAGCATGGATGATACATTAATGcttatgtccagtgacaaatattacaaGCACATCAGGATGTGAACATTTTTAATGTGTCAACATCATGGTAAAACTTATATATGTAccttaaatgttattttttactGATGGACGCTGTagctattaaaatgggaaattcaCTATtggtttatatttgtttatttcacaaTACACATAAAGCATTAAGATATTCTTTCCAGTCCATGTAATCTTTTAAGGAAAATCATGATATGGGACTTGAAAAATGCAAAATGAAAACATCACAAACCAGTTTCAAACTGTTTTtcgttgaaaatttaaaaaaaaatgaaccctgaaaaaataaaaagttaatttcGATATCTTCGTACAGGTACAGATGATATACTTGTTGTAATGGGAGGATTTGGATCTCACCAGAACATGGTAGAAGCTGTTGAACAGTACGACCCTAAAACAGAAGCATGGACTCGCAGACCTGTAAATACCTTAAATTTCTTATGATCATGGTTGTTAatgaaaaatatatcttattggaattttttaataaaactgaaattaaaatacaaaGTGTTTTCCTATAAATTCTATTGACAAAGATTTTGTTTAAGACGTTTAAACtcttaaaaatgtaaatgatGTGATTGTGGTAAATATGTATTGCTGAGGCTTGATTAACTCTTGAAAAACATGTTATAAGTTGAAGGCTATAACTTTCAAAAAATACTCCTAGCTATAACTATCAgcagaaatattgttttgctGTTACCTCTTTTATGTTCCTTAgggataaaaaaattatttaatgataACGATAAAGTCAAAATACTTTCATTTAATCAGATAGTCATGTTACACTATTTTAACAGtttagaaatatgtttttttcatagaATTTATCAAAGAGAAGAAGATATGTTGCTGCTGCCTCATTAAATGGAAAGGTGTATATCATTGGTGGTTATGATGGCCAATCAAGATTGAGTTTGGTGGAATGTTTAGACCTGTCTTCAGATGATCCACAGTGGCAGTCTGTATCATCTATGACACAGAGAAGGGGATTAGCTGGAGTTTGTGTCTACCGAGGTATAACAGATGGTCATGAgagttactgtaaaccaacttatttcagagctccagataagaattcacaaattgggttttttacccaccattttcttatataattgggtgataaagttttttgattgcattatcaattccaattcacccctcatgttaatatcaaattgggtttttcaccaccaagctccttaatgtattgggttttttcatcaacacaatattgaatatttaggcaatatcaaccccagattttttttccatcttaaatatgtttctttctttgtttagctgttttatttggtttagggttagggttagggttatttgctagctgttttatttggtttattgacTGAGaagcaattgtaggtttaatttgtgttccgttttaaaccttctgccagttttgtattttctcatataaactgtaaaaaaacggatatgtgtattcacaggcactcgtcttatacctttatataataaattctgagaccagtgcctgtgtgtgtattcattaattaaccgtaaatgaaaaaaatagtatataaactctaattatacttgaatgtttttgtttaatcCAATTTTCCtaaatctgggtttagttgtcttttattagaacttttggtttctgatgctttatcatgtcaaaattaatttggcctttcactttttccaactgatttcgtttttgaggaaaccctgcttttattagcaatgttctcgttaaggtACGTACACACGCCCGTGTGTTCGATGGACGCTTCCTAAAAacactggctgagtcttgttatcatcataactttccctaagcttttcaaaagaagcagaaaacatgcttctattcaatatttttaccggacattcacttttgttttaattcaatgtatgtaATGATAAATCCCAAGCAATGCGAAAAAAATATGACTtcatgacacacgctaattggataaacgccgagaagatcgaaatgtgttcaaaaacatgtgtacctattgagcaacggaaaactctaacagggacccatttcagctacttgatgcagggatctatttttagaacgaaaggaaatttccaattataaatattataaaaatagtttacaCGACcactgtaaacagataagggtaaataacgcaaatggtagccaataaaagggttgagaactcatggttttggaatataattgggttttcctttgaattaattgggttattgaaccctgcaatgggcaattgcattgggtttttattatttgtattgcgtgatcacgcaaatacgaagcttatctggagctctgttaTTTTcacggatactttatttcgcattTAAACCTTTCTTGTCCACTTTGTGGCTATTAATTTCGCCATCTTCCAATTAACTTGATGTAATTTACTGTAAATTGAGAAATAATTGCATgaataaattattgcgattttgtcaatTAAGACATAAAgcagttttaatttttgcgatattgagaaaaatcctgtttaattcatataaaaaatttcaaaatgtgagttcaAATTATTGCGAtgataaccctgtcgcatttttcccaataattaaagttaaaacatcgttaaaatttctgaatttacagaagtTATTGAGGAGATAAATGTTATCAATACTGAAAAGAAATGTTTTCATGGTCTGAAATAATCAGTCAtaccaaaattaaatattttcaatagtGAAGAATTATGGTCTAGTACAATTGTCATTTATTCATGATCTTCTGCCTAAATAAAAAGGAACTGGTTTATCATTTATAATAAACCTCTAAGAAGTAACTAGTGGTAAATTCCATTCATTTTAATCATTCACTTCTGCCATTGTGATGCACACTGACTTTAAAAGGGACAGAACCAGGATTTATTCTAGAAAATTCCTAGAAAAACCTTTTATAGTACTTGATGAACCTTTCATATATCATTAAAGTTTACTCTTGACACCTAAATATATATTGCCCATTAttattggttggttttttttgccttatttCAGGTTAGCATTGTTTTCTTTAAGTTTTCTAGTCTTCCATCTGAATAAAGATGTTTATAACCTGTTGCATGTGTGGCCAATTAACTGTTGATTACATCAATAGTATAGTTGTGGCAAATTTTCATCTAGTCAAGCagatttttatttgtcttttgaaatGTCAGACACAAAACTCACATTGTAAATGCCCACCCTTAAAGTTGTGCTTTATTGCATTACCCATTGTCCatctgtttgtctattttttaatccaatattattttgctatttttaaGAGTAAAACATAAAAGAATTAGATGATTACAATAAAAAGATGAATAATTAATACAAGTGATAAGGAAAAAAGATGCTAACTTCTCCTACTTGTAAGTCAATAAATGTGTACCAAAGCAATTGTGTTACAGGAAAACTGGACAAGCACACAATAATATTCAGTTTTTGAAGTGCATTTTATGACACAAACTGTTTGCAATTGTAAAACATGTATGTAATTATTCACTGATGCtgttatatttgtatatgtaaattctataagctgtattgcttttgaATAAAAGACTATTCTGTTGATGTTTGGTTCTTCTATTCACACTTACAGGTGAAATCTATGTATGTGGTGGATTTGATGGGTATAGTAGACACACCAGTATGGAGTGTTATAACCCTGGGAATGATCAGTGGAGAACATTGAGTGGTATGGCTGTGGGACGTGAAGGGGCAGGACTTGTAGTTGCAGGAGATAATATCTATTGTGTTGGGGGATATGATGGCATAAATCTACTAGACTCTGCAGAGAAATATGATCCTAACACAGAACAATGGTGCAATATATCACCTATGTCTTGTAGACGTTCAGGTAAATTAAAGATGTAATTTCAACCATTTGAAGGAACTGTATTAGAttgaaattaatttcttttaGTTGTCTGCCCATAGACGGTTATTTGTATTCCCGCACTTCATGGGATATAACCATTTAGCACGACAGGGCCAACTCGATAAGACATGTTTTCCCAGTTAAATTTTTATCTTGCTTAGGTACGTGAATTTATTTGATGTTATGTTTAATGTTTTGATTTCAGTAGTAATTATAAATTACTGACTATATTTTGTCGACATGATATTATATATCATAATGTGCAATTAAAATCAGCACATGGCACTGTCGTGTGGGTATTCAATTTGAACTTTAGTTTGGTTTTTATTAGTGTTATATGTATAGAGTTGTAGTCTATGGGCGTTAGTAATTGTGGAAGAATTctcttttttgaaatttgaacagAATTGGATATTCAACTTTAACTAATTCTTctgaaaacacaaaataaattgCTTGTATTAGTTTTTTCTTGAGATCACCATTTGACATATACCAAAAGGCATAACTTTGAACTTTATAGTAAAGAGTAGACAAAATCACTTACATATGAAACCATATAATTATTGCAACCAAACATTTTCAtcaatatattattaaaagttaACATTTATTGAAAGTTAAGtcattaaaagaattaaaacatgttgacataataaaaatataataacctTCCGGAGCTAGGCTCTTGTCTTTGAAAATATGTATAGAAAATATATCCATGATCCCTTTTAAAGATTAAGGCTCTAACTACCTTCAGAATGACCACCattattattaaatataagttACTTTTTTCTTACTTTTCTATAGGTGCTGGAGTATCAGTATTGAATGGACAGATATTTGTTTGTGGCGGATATGATGGTACAGACCATTTATCAAGTGTTGAATCCTACAGCATACATACTCAGCAATGGTCATCTCTTCAATCAATGGTGGTCCCAAGATGTTATGTTGGTGCTTGTGTACTTAGAGGCAAACTCTTAGTTGTTGCTGGGTAAAGAATATTGATCATTTATACATGTAGGAGGATATATTTCTAGCTGACAATAAATTCACAAGGAATATTTTCAGTTTCATTTCATGCAAACACAAATACTGTTATATAATGATTCAATTGGGTTATCTTCTGAAATTGTTAAGCTCCATCCATCATTCCATACTTCTGTctttttgaaaaacatttttttttatttcttggcAACAAACAAATTCTTATACATAATTATTTCCCTAACATGTTACATTATAAATATATGATACCCATTTTAATGTTTAGaacatgtttatataataactGTCATCAGGTGTACTCTCCATTAGATATTTTGGAAgctgaaaatatgaaacaattagaATTGCCAGAATCCTATATAAGCTataatttttgtatgattttataGCTTTATCATGTGCTATTGTTTTAGGTATGATGGAAATACATTATTGAACACAGTAGAATGTTATGACCCTCTAACAGGAAAATGGTCAGTATTAGACCCCTCTATGAATACTCACAGATGTGATGCTGGTATAACTGTGGTCAGAAAAGTCTGAAGTCTCCATATTGCCAAAAGAAACTGACAGTTTTGTTTTCAGACATTGAGATTATTTGTTATTGTATAGTCTTTGTGATTAAAGTATAGCAGAATTGTTGTCCAattagaaatatatatgtatatatacattgcaTGCATATCTATGAAATCATTATTAACAGATGTAAAGTCTGAGGGACCACTATCTTTACATTTTAGGAGTGCCAAATCTTTTTAGTTTTAATCATCTTTCTGATTGTTTTACGTGTCACtttgaattaaaaagtaaaataacaaaactaataATTTCTTAGGAAATTCAAatcagagttatggtccttggacttagaaaattcactcaaataatcagttttcctcACTTTTTTCATCATGTTGAATGTATTGATTTAATAAATGGTAtaaagttttatcatgacaagttacagatcaagttcgaattttgatCTGGTCTAATGATTGTGTgcagagttattgtcctttgattcaattttcaacattttttttacatcatacttgaagatattgacttgatttttcaatttgttcTGTAATTTTCACCATAAcaaattatagatcaagttagaattttcagTACAATTAATTTTTTACTGGTAGAGGACTATATTGCCGGCAATACTCTTAGAATGCTTGAATTGTTAAGTCTTTTGCTAGATTATTGGTTCTCCATTTTGCTGTTGAATATATTGTTGCTTCTCCAGTATGTCTTTAGAAAGATTGTTTTTTCATTGTATTGTTTATTCATCTTAGGATCTGTGATATTgtttatgttgtgtattgtggTTTATCGCTGCTATAtagtatacatttaaaaaagtgtTATGCTTAACTATTGGATGTTAATTAAtgtgttttaaataaataatgcATAATGATTTGCATTTATGTTAAATGTTATTGTTGCATAATATGTAATGTTGAAGCATTTGATATAATATAAGTGAAAAGCAAATAATAAATGAttgaaattttttgtttgatttttataaactctctctaattaaaatatttttattgattttatatacCCATTCTAAATGTGGATTACATTTCATTCTCTTTGTATAtttgttcatacatttttttacaattttctccAGTTCTTGTGGACAGAATGTTATATTTTTGAACGCATCTTGAAAGTGAAAAGTTGTTACCTGTGAGCGCTTTCTGAATTTCTgtggttcagtggttgtcattttcataaaaaaagatgtggtattattgcaaatgagacaaacttttcaaacagaaattaacaactataggtcactgcacgaccttcaacaatgagggtgtagcccataccgcatagtctgctataaaaggcctcgaattgacaatgtaaacaattcaaactagaaaacaaaTGGCCAAATtgccaataccacatagtcagatataaaaggccccaaaatgacaagcACATCAGTTATATCTGAAAGGTCTAGTTCTACTTCTATACTTGGATGTGGAAGTGCATCGGAATAAGCTGTAGCTCactattttgtattaaaaagtaaaataatgataaaGGATTTGGTGAATGATGCAACACCTGGTGCAGTTGATACAGTATCAGGCTCAGGATGTACTAATAACAGCATATTCAGACAATATTTAACTGACCATTTTCTTAAACATGTCCCTGGCAGAAACAATGACAACATACCTCTACTGCTTGATTGGCATAAGTCCCATGTTGCAGTTGATATCATTGAATGGGAACAGGAACACATCATCATTCAAACCTTACAGCTCCTACCTCACACATATAATAACCTTTGGATGTTGGATGTTATGGCCCGTTGCAACGTATTTAAGATAATGAATTTCACACAACTATACGACAAAACTCATCATTCATAACCAGATACAACATATATTTGAACTAGCCTGCAAAGCATACCAGATATCTCAAGAAAACCTCCGGTCATCATTTAGAAATATTGGAATGTATCCCTTGGATAAGAGTGTAATCATCAAAGATCTAATGAAACCATCAGAGGTATTTACAGGAAATAAGAAATGCTAAGAAActacagataaaaaaaaccagatacTAGTAACATGCAGATAATTTAAGTTGATTCTAATGGGGAAAGTAAGGGGGGCTGCGAGAATTGCTGTGTTCGATGTTTCAGTTGTTGAAGATTTTCAAGATTACGATGTTACTCTCACActtctttgccaaaaaaaaaatgaactaaagaTAACTAAATCCACAAAAGACCAGAAAGAAAATTTCTTTGGGAAAATTGTGTCTGGTATGGCCAAAACTGAAACAGGTAGCAGGAAAGGAAAAATAGCATGttgaaaataaagagaaaaaaatcaaccaaccAGAGCAGTAAGAAAActggaaacaaaataaaaagaaaccatCCACTTCTGCTTGTCACTGAAATCAGAAAATAGCCACACATCTACTGAACCTTGACCTAGTCTTACATCGACTAAACCAGGACATAGCTACACTTCACCTAAATAAGGACATATACATAGAGTAAGACGATTCCGTGAACATGATGTGTACGTAAACAGTTAAACCCAAACCAAATTAGACTGGATTTGGTGTGAAACTTACCAATATGGATGCACTGTTACAATTATAGGTGCAACCAGTGAAAACATCTGAAATGTTGAACTGAACTTACGGCTGTTATAGGAGGGATACCAAGTTTTACTAATGGCATTGTAAGGACATGGATTAGACATTTTTTGCAAATTGTTTCTTATTGTTTCTTATTGTTACTTGTTGGATATTTCATTGTTGGATTTatctttttgtatttaaatacttACTTGTTTTAATCAACTTtgaacaaaaaggaaaaaatcaGAGTTTATGGCCATATCTGTTTAAAAGACGTCTCAAGCTTGCACATCCGGTGGACAAACTTAAGGGGTGAAAATAGAACATCCATTGATTTCAAGTTTACTGTTGCTTTTTCGTTACACTAACATTCTTTTGCAtgtcaaagttaatatttttattgaatgaATGACTGCAAATTGTTTGTGTGACATCACAAGCTTGATTATCCGGTGGAAAAACTTGAGGGATGAACATCCCTTGATTTCAAGTAAGTATTTGATGTTACTTTTTATGTTAGGTAATTCCatgacaagaaaacaaaaaacaaactcgTTAAAACAAACGTATAAACAAACAGTAGTACATAAAACTCAACATGAAAGAATGAGCAGTAATATGACACAAGTCAGCACTAATgaataaaacctttaaaaaaaaatgaaacaaaagcaacaaaatgaacaaaatgaacCCACACATACAGTAGTGATATACGGATGTTCAAAAAGGGTATCATCTCTTACTTTATTTAAAGCTCCtttgggcgtttttcaataaaaacgtattttcttgtcccagccacttaaaaaaaatgtgtttgatctttgcaagtaattttttgtgcagtcagtacattgaatttgatttaaaaattttaagcaaagaaacagtttatttttagagggattgataagatattgactcctgaatggtccacaacaaccaaaatggcatgtccctagaccgcctgttcaacattcatactcttaaatatcgtaaaaaaatgaagaaataaatgttatttttactttacataagttctttaataattcaaaagtatgttcagagccaacatattttaataaacagctttcaatatatgatttttaatttcagaaggtgcgTCCCTAACAAAAtatccactacgaaacgaagtcattaaaatttgccaataaacagttttataaaatcaatgtaatttttgtttgcaagagatataaacattagggtcttacaaaagaagtgatgcttttatatcggcaattaaattgttggtaagaaaaattgagcacatcaaatggaccagagtgataacgtatttttgttaaagggaaaattcgcgattttttacttatggtttaaatatgttcattgtgacataatatatatattcacaaagttttatcgctatatgtgcagtaataaaggagaaattcaataattaatgaaaaaatattaactacttcctgtaggtcgtgacgttttctcctggtttttgcatgccgggaattaaaatacaatcattaaaagtcttgggttttaatcatattttaacgtaatcgtaagcgcgccgatgactaaTGCTATATCTAacaaccatccgataataagaaaataaaacgcacagacgtgcagttgtacacattcatgagataaattttctatatttcccgtatatatttagattttttttttttttgctttaatataTGCTTTTTCATACTGATAAAGTGAATAAATTGAAGTATATAACTTTACACTGTTAAGACAATATATAGGTTTACTCTTATTAACCTTAGACTATCTACGCTATTACTAGGTTTATGCGATGTGTGTATTATTCTCCGACAATACTTGTGAAGGTAAAATGTTATTTGCAGATTGGTAATTAACTTGGCCTCAAGGGCACACcgtgccaggtgtgactgtctattcggatcagtggatt
This sequence is a window from Mytilus edulis chromosome 1, xbMytEdul2.2, whole genome shotgun sequence. Protein-coding genes within it:
- the LOC139515231 gene encoding kelch-like protein 12, which gives rise to MGGFGSHQNMVEAVEQYDPKTEAWTRRPNLSKRRRYVAAASLNGKVYIIGGYDGQSRLSLVECLDLSSDDPQWQSVSSMTQRRGLAGVCVYRGEIYVCGGFDGYSRHTSMECYNPGNDQWRTLSGMAVGREGAGLVVAGDNIYCVGGYDGINLLDSAEKYDPNTEQWCNISPMSCRRSGAGVSVLNGQIFVCGGYDGTDHLSSVESYSIHTQQWSSLQSMVVPRCYVGACVLRGKLLVVAGYDGNTLLNTVECYDPLTGKWSVLDPSMNTHRCDAGITVVRKV